The Lolium rigidum isolate FL_2022 chromosome 2, APGP_CSIRO_Lrig_0.1, whole genome shotgun sequence genomic interval AGGTGTGGTCGTAGTGTCTCCATTTGTTTAGTCGAATACACTGTTTTTTTAATTCGCAATGGATACAAATATAAAGAAATAATACACACATTGATACAATACACAGTAGTTTCAAGTTCAAACCTCATAAAAGAACATTTAGTTGATTTGTTAGTTTCTCTAGGTTAGGTAATCGGCAAATTGGGATCGAATTACTAAAATGGACTAACATAATCTTATTTGGATATGGATATATCCACTTCCACATCCACATttccttcaaatttgaatatcatatttgtatttttctttgttaAAACGGATTCGGATATTTGCCATAACCATTTTCATGGACTTACGGATTTGAATATTACCACTTCTATTTTCAATTTCTTGAATATgaatgttcttttttttttttgcaaatcacGAATAGGAATATCGGATAATATGGGTTAAGCTATTAGTTTCCACCATACTGGTGCACCTatctaaaaatataaaataactcCCCCGCAAGGTCTCAAATGGGCTTAACGTCTCTTAAAGGAAAAAGGCTCGTCGCTCCACCCTAGGACAAACCAATCGCAGACCCGCACCAGAGACGGGGCTGGCGCCGCCGGCCGGAGCCGAGCCCTACCTTGCGCTGCTGCACCATCAGGTGTACAACTCCCTTAGGTCTCACATGGCTGTAGCTCCTAAAGGATAAGTTTGCGATCCCTAGGCATCATGCATTTCAGATTGTTTGGCATGCGTGCGGCCAGCACTTGCCTCTCAGCTAGTATATACTCCGGTGAGGCTGAATAGGCTAACGTATCTTGGCCTCGTTCCTCCGTTCGGACAAACCAATCGCAGACTGCAGTTTTGGTCAAATTCGGTCTAAATCTGGATGTATATAGACACCTCTTGGTGTATAGGTTTgctcattttgaaaaaaaaagactGCGAAACTTAATTTGCAACGGAGGAAGAACTTGCTCTAGGTACCTGGAATTTAGTTGACTCCCATTCTGCACCCGGCCTCTTTCTTATCTTGTTAGCTGTTTGACTGTACATGGTAACCTTTAAACATTTTTAGGTGCCGCTTTAAATTTTTTGCACTTACTGATGTAGTAGCATCTTTCCTTCATGCTATAAATAAGATTGGAGTTGGAGATATCAGCTAGAGTCTGCAACATAGTAGGAGTACATTTTGCCCCCAATGGAAGTTAAAGCCCGAATCTGTATGATTGTATCCCCTGCTTCATAGTTTCTTCAACTCGCCTTGAAATATACAAAAGGTTTCAATTAGCAGGACGATTGGACAGTGAACAGACAGCCTTACAACCATTCGTCTTTATCTTTATACTCTACAGCTAGCCAGCAACAAGCAAAGAATTGATTTCCGTTTTTAGTGAAAGCTTCCTCTCAATGAAAGAGAGAAAGTAAAGCAAAAGGAAAGGATGTTACCACTTTCTCTTATTCTGTCTAAGGAATTTGTGCACATCACATGCACAAGCACGCACCACCCTAAATATTTTGTCGCAGCATGTAGCATGTCCCTTTTATGCTCTCCAGTTCGTCCATCTTGTACTGGCACCTGGACGTTTCATTCGGCTTATATCCGGCAACAGACCCTCTACATAGTACCAATTATTGAAAGTAACACAGGTATGTACCTCAGTAGCTAGCTTGCCTCACACCTGTGCTCAATTTGCCTGCTTCTACATAAATATATAACCTAGCTCTATTTATTGCCCGTGCTTGCATTTCAGTCTATACAGGAAGTCATGAACAGATTGGCGACTGGTTGAGAAATTAATCTGGAGATTGTTGAAGAATTGACTGTAAATCTTAAGCCTGAAATGAAATTAATGTAGTGGCTTGAGATCGGTGGATCCGACCAATTAATCATGCGAATTGAGGTATTTTTACACTTACCAATAATGTTTAATTCCTTTCGCTATGCATCATTTGTAGTAATACTTTGGTTAATGTTTACGTTGGGAGTGTCAATACTTAGTTTTCATCGTGTATGTGTATCTTCTTACATACTACTACTATGCATGCTCAACTACTTGAGTTAAGCAAAATGCTCAACTGTCCTTGCATGAGTGTTGCAACTTATGATCATCTCACTGCGGTGCACATATGCAGGTTATCAAGGCGGACACCATTGATGTGGCCATCGAAAAAATTCTCGTTGAACTTGGGGCAGATACTACAAGCACCAGAGAGAATGCCATTTATTTTGATGGCTGGGATGGGCTTGGGGCATCAGCCGTTCTACAAGCTGTTGCCGAACGCCTCAGAATATCAAATGACATTTCGACGAGGCCCACAGGGCTGCAGTTTGAGAAAATTATCCAAATCGACTGCTCAAAGTGGGAGAGCAGAAGAGCAATGCAGAGGGAAATCGCAGAGCAGCTGAAGCTTTCCAATTGGGTGATGGAGATGTTTGACAAACAAGACGAGGATGATGATTTTAACGGGTTAGACCAGAGTTCCCGCAGTGAGATAGCACAAGTTGCCAGAGAGATCTATAAAACCACACAGAATCACAAATTCTTGGTGATCTTACACAATGGTAGCAATGAGGAGATTGATATATTTAAATTTGGTCTCTACATATATGGATATGCCAATAGCAAGATGTTGTGGACTTTTCAAGGGAGGTTTCGTCTTGACCCCAAGATGATAgagaatatgaagaagagcacATCAAGTGATGTTATTCTTTCAGCTTCAAGAGATCAGCGAGATCTGCAGGAGCTTTGGTCTTATCTAGTTCGCCATGAGGCTGCACAAGTTTCATTCAATAAGCATGGCCACATCATTGATCCTGCGATTGCTGCTGAGTGTGTCTTGTATATGCTGAAACAATGCTCCACCGGCTCTCACATCGTTGACTACGACTGGGCTGTCCACACCAGTAACTATTGGGTGTGCGATGGAATCATCGCACTAACAGACATTGACAAAGCATGGCAAGTTAGCGATGTTCTGCAGCGTGAGGTGCGTTTGTTGGGCATTGACAACAGGCTTAATGTCGGCGAGTCAACAATAATTCCTTCCTCTCACCTGGTGAGGTCTACGGAATACATGCCATACTGGATTTCAACGGCAACTTGTGGATTTGTGCTGAGCCCCACTGGTATTATGCCCAAGAACATGTTTCAGCACTCTCACCGGCTTGGAGTGCTCAAGCTCTCAAGGTGTACCTTCAGCTTCTCATCGCCTCCATTTCTCTGTTGCCACAGTCTGAGATTCCTATGGCTTGAGCACTGCCAAGACCTCCTTACAAGAACAAGCACCACCGATCCTTACCAGTCAGATTCAGACAAGGAGGAGTTGGACAACAACATCACGATGTCATGGGAATGTTTCCAAAACTTGTGGGTGCTTGACCTGCGCTACACAGACTGTGATCAGATCTTGTCTACACGGGTGATGGATCTCATGACCCAGCTCAGGGAGTTAACCGTGATGGGAGCCAAGAACTGGGACATGAGCCATTTACGGGGACGACTGCGTAACATTCGCAAGCTCCGGGTAACAAAGTCCACATGCTACTTCAACAATGATGTGTTCACAGAGATGGAAATCATGGAGCTTCTTGATTTCTCGGGTAATACCATCAGACAAGGCATGACAAGGTTATCTGGGCCTGCAAGCAACAGTAGCCTTGAGACTGTCATGGTTGATGGATGCGATGGGTTAAAAATGATCTCCTTTAGGGGCTGCAAAgaattgaagaacatgttcttgaaaGGATTGTTGGGGAGTCTCGAGGAGCTGGATCTCTCAGGCACAAAAGTAAAAACCGTCGATCTTCGAGGAGTACAATCCAAACACCTAAAGCGGATCATCCTGCTGGGTTGCAAGAAGCTCCGTGCATGTGTACTAGGGAAAATTTGGCCAGAGGTGTTGCGGATCGACACCACCTCAACATCAACATCAACTGACAGAAGGGAAGCATCACACGCACATACATATGGTGATCGATCACTCCAGAAGCAGAAAGAAGAAATGTTGAAGAATGGATGGCAGATTTCTCTCACGGACGCAAGGTTCCTTAGGTGCTTTCCTGGTCTCAAAGGTTCTATAGGCAATTTACATCTTGATATATGTACTGCAGCCACTCTTGGTGGTAACAACGTCCAAGGAACAAGCAGTGATAAACTGATGCAAGTCCAACCGCATACAAGTACCTTAATGGGTTCCATGTACAGAGATGCCTTGATAGATGGCCCAGCTGAAGAAATAATGTTGTGGGATTGCCCGAAGATACCGATAGACTGGCTAGGGATGAGATGTGTCATAGAGGTGATCATGCAGGAGCGGGGAAATGAACTTTTGGAGGATGCTCCTGGTGGTTTGTTATTTCCTGGCTTTATATTTAATGGGGTTAAGTCACTGCACGTGTACGATAACTCGTCCATCACCAGTATCCCTGAACCTTCTCAGGGATCAATATGGAACTCGCTAACATGGTGCAGGATTGAGAGGTGCCTCAAGATACGCACGGCCTTCACTGTTCACCAAGAAGGTGATGAGAACAGGTTTAGAATTCTACGGACATTCTGGGCGTCCCAGCTCCTCTCTGCACGCTTTATTTGGGACAAGCAAGTTGACTGTTACTTCACATACCTGAAATTCTTGCACCTG includes:
- the LOC124689503 gene encoding uncharacterized protein LOC124689503 encodes the protein MRIEVIKADTIDVAIEKILVELGADTTSTRENAIYFDGWDGLGASAVLQAVAERLRISNDISTRPTGLQFEKIIQIDCSKWESRRAMQREIAEQLKLSNWVMEMFDKQDEDDDFNGLDQSSRSEIAQVAREIYKTTQNHKFLVILHNGSNEEIDIFKFGLYIYGYANSKMLWTFQGRFRLDPKMIENMKKSTSSDVILSASRDQRDLQELWSYLVRHEAAQVSFNKHGHIIDPAIAAECVLYMLKQCSTGSHIVDYDWAVHTSNYWVCDGIIALTDIDKAWQVSDVLQREVRLLGIDNRLNVGESTIIPSSHLVRSTEYMPYWISTATCGFVLSPTGIMPKNMFQHSHRLGVLKLSRCTFSFSSPPFLCCHSLRFLWLEHCQDLLTRTSTTDPYQSDSDKEELDNNITMSWECFQNLWVLDLRYTDCDQILSTRVMDLMTQLRELTVMGAKNWDMSHLRGRLRNIRKLRVTKSTCYFNNDVFTEMEIMELLDFSGNTIRQGMTRLSGPASNSSLETVMVDGCDGLKMISFRGCKELKNMFLKGLLGSLEELDLSGTKVKTVDLRGVQSKHLKRIILLGCKKLRACVLGKIWPEVLRIDTTSTSTSTDRREASHAHTYGDRSLQKQKEEMLKNGWQISLTDARFLRCFPGLKGSIGNLHLDICTAATLGGNNVQGTSSDKLMQVQPHTSTLMGSMYRDALIDGPAEEIMLWDCPKIPIDWLGMRCVIEVIMQERGNELLEDAPGGLLFPGFIFNGVKSLHVYDNSSITSIPEPSQGSIWNSLTWCRIERCLKIRTAFTVHQEGDENRFRILRTFWASQLLSARFIWDKQVDCYFTYLKFLHLDHCPRLVHVHVLPFFISVTNIVLYSLETLEILYCGDLQEVFPLDSELEGEDVVEVPNLRHIHLHELPSLQRICGRRMSSPNLETIKVRGCWSLRRLPAVGRDTRPPKVDCEKEWWDNLEWDGLKEHHHPSLYEPTHSLYYKAQLPRVSLLR